In the genome of Pseudomonas sp. LBUM920, one region contains:
- a CDS encoding fatty acid desaturase yields the protein MARQLHPKPQVRLDRALFKARTGESLLIIAYAVCLYLLPLALFVWVANTAPTVWVLLCSPLLVVAGYGLFLQAILGHEGFHFNLSGNPMHSCYLGILTSSLLPGFCVTGYFVDHWQHHRYSNSAKDPDYRHFSRYRTLASRIALSRLLATSNYLQATVRLAFGPLSSPSPLPLSAAQVQRLARCNIACQVGWLCVYAVALWQIDGLLLGFCASLAVAFLVSAFNAYQEHAFSEGDEAPPARSRTSRLCTWLHAGANFHLEHHFYPAVPCWRLPKVHRQLLDAGWYTDRQYLLEKHFVASFKYATRRHPYRGDTVND from the coding sequence ATGGCCAGACAACTGCACCCCAAGCCCCAGGTCCGTCTCGACCGCGCCTTGTTCAAGGCGCGCACGGGCGAGTCGCTGCTGATCATCGCTTACGCCGTGTGCCTGTACCTGCTGCCCCTTGCCCTGTTTGTGTGGGTGGCTAACACGGCGCCCACCGTGTGGGTGCTGCTGTGTTCGCCCTTGCTGGTCGTGGCCGGGTACGGATTGTTTCTGCAAGCGATCCTTGGGCATGAAGGCTTCCACTTCAACCTGAGCGGTAACCCGATGCACAGCTGCTACCTGGGCATTCTTACCAGTTCGCTGCTGCCGGGGTTCTGCGTGACCGGTTACTTCGTCGACCATTGGCAACATCATCGCTACAGCAACAGCGCCAAAGACCCGGACTACCGGCACTTCTCGCGCTATCGCACGCTGGCAAGCCGCATCGCGCTGTCGCGTTTGCTCGCAACCTCGAACTACCTGCAAGCCACCGTGCGCCTGGCGTTCGGCCCACTGAGCAGCCCTTCGCCGCTGCCCTTGAGCGCGGCGCAGGTGCAACGGCTGGCGCGCTGCAACATCGCCTGCCAGGTGGGCTGGTTGTGCGTGTACGCCGTGGCGCTGTGGCAGATCGATGGGTTGCTGCTGGGGTTTTGCGCGAGCCTTGCGGTGGCGTTCCTGGTCTCGGCCTTCAATGCCTATCAGGAACATGCGTTCAGCGAAGGCGATGAAGCACCGCCAGCGCGCTCGCGCACCTCGCGGCTGTGCACCTGGCTGCACGCCGGCGCGAACTTTCACCTGGAGCATCACTTTTATCCCGCGGTGCCGTGCTGGCGCCTGCCAAAAGTGCACCGCCAACTGCTGGACGCGGGCTGGTACACAGACCGGCAGTACTTACTGGAAAAGCACTTCGTCGCGTCCTTCAAGTACGCCACCCGCCGCCATCCCTACCGTGGAGACACGGTAAACGACTGA
- a CDS encoding aspartate aminotransferase family protein encodes MNSHLTELEPAADAEQIDQYFRQHVNSGYARLASLMNLPIEHASRGVYIYDSQGRQYLDAGGYGVFFLGHGHPVVVEAVTRQLQQNALASKLLLNPQQALAAQALAARCPGNLDYVFFCNSGAEATEAGLKLARLNGCRRTLSTLGGFHGKTLGALAVTGRESYREPFSGLLSESAFVPFGDSAALEQQLLASPEKACVILEPIQAEAGVILPPPGYLTRVRELCDQYGAVLIIDEIQSGLGRTGHWWACDREQVVPDIMLVGKSLSGGCVPVSAMVASAAIYAPFNRNPTVHTSTFGANPLAMAAVQATLQVMVQEDLVARARLMGQDLHARFSALLQRMGLAEHVTLRSAGLLLGFEFSDASIAANMVMALIEQHIIVCHSLNDHRVVRLTPSPLLTAQDCNWLIEGFAQALTTSVSPL; translated from the coding sequence ATGAACTCGCACCTGACAGAACTGGAACCCGCCGCCGACGCCGAACAGATTGACCAGTATTTTCGCCAGCATGTGAACTCGGGCTATGCACGCCTCGCGTCCTTGATGAACCTGCCGATCGAACACGCCAGCCGGGGCGTCTACATCTATGACAGCCAAGGGCGCCAGTACCTGGATGCCGGTGGCTATGGGGTGTTTTTCCTCGGCCACGGCCATCCGGTTGTCGTGGAGGCCGTAACCCGCCAACTGCAGCAAAACGCGCTGGCCAGCAAGCTGTTGCTCAACCCGCAACAAGCGTTGGCCGCGCAGGCGCTGGCAGCGCGCTGCCCGGGTAACCTGGACTATGTGTTCTTTTGCAACTCGGGCGCCGAAGCCACCGAAGCCGGCCTGAAACTCGCCCGGCTTAACGGCTGCCGTCGCACGCTGTCGACGCTCGGCGGTTTCCACGGCAAGACCCTCGGCGCACTGGCCGTCACCGGCCGCGAAAGCTACCGCGAACCGTTCAGTGGCCTGCTCAGTGAAAGCGCATTCGTGCCGTTCGGCGACAGCGCCGCACTGGAACAGCAACTGCTCGCCTCGCCGGAAAAAGCCTGCGTGATTCTCGAGCCGATCCAGGCCGAAGCCGGCGTGATCCTGCCGCCACCGGGTTACCTGACGCGGGTACGCGAGCTGTGTGACCAGTACGGCGCCGTGCTGATCATCGACGAAATCCAGTCCGGCCTGGGCCGCACCGGCCATTGGTGGGCGTGCGATCGGGAACAGGTGGTGCCCGACATCATGCTGGTCGGCAAAAGCCTGTCCGGCGGCTGCGTGCCGGTCAGCGCCATGGTCGCCAGCGCGGCCATTTATGCGCCGTTCAACCGCAACCCCACGGTGCACACCTCGACCTTTGGCGCCAACCCGCTGGCCATGGCGGCCGTGCAGGCCACGCTGCAGGTGATGGTGCAAGAGGACCTGGTGGCGCGGGCGCGGCTGATGGGCCAGGACCTGCACGCACGTTTCAGCGCGCTGTTGCAGCGCATGGGCCTGGCCGAGCACGTCACGTTGCGCAGTGCCGGCTTGCTGCTGGGCTTTGAGTTCAGCGACGCCTCGATCGCCGCGAACATGGTCATGGCCCTGATCGAGCAGCACATCATCGTGTGCCACTCGCTCAATGACCACCGCGTCGTGCGGCTTACACCGTCGCCGCTGCTCACCGCCCAGGACTGCAACTGGTTGATCGAGGGATTCGCCCAGGCGCTCACCACCTCTGTCTCACCCCTTTGA
- a CDS encoding YbhB/YbcL family Raf kinase inhibitor-like protein, producing the protein MKLSSNAFADNTAIPGEYAFAIPEPIHHYALSSNRNPHLAWTDAPAGTQSFVLVCHDPDVPSVGDDVNQAGKRVAADLPRVDFYRWLLLDIPADTRQISAGSHSDGVTAKGKTGPQAADGLRHGLNDYSVWFAADPQMAGDYFGYDGPCPPWNDERLHHYIFTLYALDVARLEVQGALNGAAVLAALQGHVLAQASLTGTYTLAPKELLRVD; encoded by the coding sequence ATGAAACTGAGCAGCAACGCCTTCGCTGACAACACCGCCATCCCCGGCGAATACGCCTTCGCCATTCCCGAGCCGATCCACCACTATGCGCTGTCCAGCAACCGCAACCCGCACCTGGCGTGGACGGATGCGCCGGCGGGTACCCAATCCTTCGTCCTGGTGTGCCACGACCCGGATGTGCCCAGCGTCGGCGACGACGTCAACCAGGCCGGCAAACGCGTGGCGGCGGACTTGCCCCGCGTGGACTTTTATCGCTGGCTGCTGCTCGACATTCCTGCCGACACCCGCCAAATCAGCGCCGGCAGCCACAGTGACGGCGTCACGGCCAAGGGTAAAACCGGCCCGCAAGCCGCGGACGGCCTGCGCCATGGCTTGAATGACTACAGCGTGTGGTTCGCCGCCGACCCACAAATGGCCGGCGATTACTTTGGCTATGACGGCCCTTGCCCACCGTGGAATGATGAACGCCTGCACCACTACATTTTTACCCTGTACGCACTGGACGTTGCGCGTCTGGAGGTACAAGGTGCACTGAACGGCGCCGCTGTGCTGGCTGCGCTGCAAGGCCATGTCCTTGCCCAGGCCAGCCTGACCGGCACTTATACCCTGGCCCCCAAAGAGCTGCTGCGCGTTGACTGA
- a CDS encoding SDR family oxidoreductase has product MSEQQKLTVLLTGGSGVLGESLIDCLAEDFNLICLARKSRIRHPQVQVLSGDICRPRLGLAAEDYEALLQRVDWVIHAAAITRMDGDIDQIFSVNYLGTENVVRFVQQAKVPLYHISTAFTHPCDYYEGVQAETPYEVAKRQAETLVRSSGIDVSIFRPSIIIGNSDTGHMPNFQGFHMTMGLMMSGVLPIVPCPPAGYIDLIARDVAAQAIANALHRRLIGADYFLTSGPQALDLTGLLDLMCESMQAQAQPFTRPRCMAPDIYERLIRPVFLPALTGAVQAALGRANQLCRYACLRTPLPTSLPELLGEPAFSARDVSRELLLSLNHLAPKLGALTRMLKQPVPPVAEASVA; this is encoded by the coding sequence ATGTCAGAACAGCAAAAATTAACCGTCCTTCTCACAGGAGGCTCGGGCGTACTCGGCGAGTCACTGATCGACTGCCTGGCAGAGGACTTCAACCTGATCTGCCTGGCGCGCAAAAGCCGCATCCGCCACCCGCAGGTGCAAGTGCTCAGCGGTGATATCTGCCGCCCCCGGCTGGGGCTGGCCGCCGAGGATTATGAAGCACTGCTGCAGCGCGTCGACTGGGTCATTCACGCCGCAGCGATTACCCGCATGGATGGCGACATCGACCAGATCTTTTCGGTCAATTACCTGGGTACCGAGAACGTCGTGCGCTTTGTGCAGCAAGCCAAGGTGCCGCTCTACCACATCAGCACCGCTTTCACCCACCCGTGCGACTACTACGAAGGCGTGCAGGCCGAGACGCCGTACGAAGTCGCCAAGCGCCAGGCCGAGACGCTGGTGCGTTCTTCCGGCATCGACGTGTCGATTTTTCGCCCGTCAATCATCATCGGCAATTCCGACACCGGGCACATGCCCAACTTCCAGGGTTTTCACATGACCATGGGGCTGATGATGTCCGGCGTGCTGCCCATCGTGCCCTGCCCGCCTGCCGGCTACATCGACCTGATTGCCCGCGACGTGGCGGCGCAGGCGATTGCCAACGCCTTGCACCGGCGCTTGATCGGCGCGGACTACTTCCTCACCAGCGGCCCGCAGGCGTTGGACCTCACCGGCCTGCTGGACCTGATGTGCGAGTCCATGCAAGCCCAGGCGCAACCCTTCACACGGCCTCGCTGCATGGCGCCGGACATCTATGAGCGCCTGATCCGCCCGGTGTTTCTGCCAGCACTGACCGGCGCCGTCCAGGCCGCACTGGGCCGCGCCAACCAACTGTGCCGCTATGCCTGCCTGCGCACGCCGCTGCCCACTTCGTTGCCCGAGTTGCTCGGCGAGCCGGCCTTCAGTGCGCGCGACGTCAGCCGCGAATTGCTGCTGTCACTCAATCACCTGGCCCCCAAGCTCGGTGCCTTGACGCGGATGCTTAAACAGCCGGTCCCACCTGTTGCAGAGGCATCCGTTGCATGA
- a CDS encoding type II toxin-antitoxin system RatA family toxin — protein sequence MQEVNVQAHIPHACADEVFAVISDFSHYVELCDSVRNITINKVSDDVSFTSWEVNFHSGILKWQERDTFNAQTRQIHFEQMAGDVDHFSGTWQVLPDGKDAIITFTSRFDLGLPMLADMLDPVAQKAIRENIHSIITGLFPASYLKA from the coding sequence ATGCAGGAAGTCAATGTCCAGGCACATATCCCCCATGCCTGCGCTGATGAAGTCTTCGCCGTGATCAGCGACTTCAGCCACTACGTCGAGCTGTGCGACTCGGTGCGCAATATCACCATCAACAAGGTCAGCGACGACGTGTCGTTCACCTCCTGGGAGGTCAACTTTCACAGCGGCATTCTCAAGTGGCAGGAGCGCGACACGTTCAACGCTCAGACCCGCCAGATCCACTTCGAGCAAATGGCCGGCGATGTCGATCACTTCTCGGGCACCTGGCAAGTCCTGCCCGATGGCAAGGACGCAATTATCACCTTCACCTCGCGCTTTGACCTGGGCCTGCCGATGCTCGCCGACATGCTCGACCCGGTCGCGCAGAAGGCCATTCGCGAAAACATCCACTCGATCATCACCGGCCTGTTCCCGGCGAGCTACCTGAAGGCCTGA
- a CDS encoding AraC family transcriptional regulator produces the protein MWDGSVTFGDSWAGYIGRADQNSAHSHVAIQLCIGVHQPVTLELPGQLIRAAGVIIGPNVEHRAVADSHPVAFVYVNPDTPLGRALNALLQDNGIALASDELLECFRRTTSLPQFVDALARLLAITPPIDQRLYKALNILRLDRDGPGSVSRAANAVGLSSPRLRCVATHQMGVSLSQWIIWNKLERASKSLAGGASLSDAAADGGFSDQAHLARMMRRMIGMTPRTAAKVLRKTSVSFKTR, from the coding sequence ATGTGGGACGGCAGCGTTACTTTTGGCGATTCATGGGCCGGTTACATCGGTCGCGCGGATCAGAACTCTGCCCATTCCCATGTCGCCATCCAGCTGTGCATCGGCGTGCACCAACCGGTCACCCTGGAACTGCCCGGCCAGTTGATCCGCGCGGCCGGGGTGATCATCGGCCCCAACGTCGAACACCGCGCCGTGGCCGACAGTCATCCGGTGGCGTTTGTGTACGTCAATCCGGACACACCACTGGGCCGTGCACTCAACGCATTGCTGCAAGACAACGGCATCGCCCTGGCCAGTGACGAACTGCTGGAGTGCTTTCGCCGTACCACGTCCCTGCCCCAGTTTGTCGACGCGCTCGCGCGTTTGCTGGCGATTACGCCGCCCATCGACCAACGCCTCTATAAAGCCTTGAACATCCTGCGCCTGGACCGCGACGGTCCCGGTTCCGTCAGCCGCGCCGCCAATGCGGTCGGCCTGTCCAGCCCGCGCCTGCGGTGTGTGGCGACGCATCAGATGGGCGTTTCCCTGTCCCAGTGGATCATCTGGAACAAACTTGAGCGCGCCTCCAAATCCCTGGCCGGCGGCGCCAGCTTGTCGGACGCGGCCGCCGATGGCGGGTTCTCCGACCAGGCGCACCTGGCGCGCATGATGCGCCGCATGATCGGCATGACCCCGCGCACGGCGGCCAAGGTTTTGCGCAAGACAAGCGTTTCGTTCAAGACGCGGTGA
- a CDS encoding MFS transporter, with protein MLATLKKYPATLNLLLCASLVLTLARAITLPYLVIYVSGHFGLSIAEVGLVIGSTLIIGSLLSLYGGFLVDSLSSYRLILTACAVFTAGFLGAFIASGLGLFYACLVAINLAYAVIDIAVKAGFGSLLPLDQRSEVFSIKYTLTNIGYAVGPFLGAGVAALDTSLPFLLSAGLGAGYFFVYFVWGDTGLATAEANRQTTPFLAVGKVLLRDYRLVCFTLGGVLSAVVFGQFTAYLSQYLIVTSNPQTAYRIISSVVATNALMVICLQYSLGKRITHKHLNLWLAAGLSLFIVGLGGFALSTTLTVWVIAMAIFTVGEIIVFPAEYMFIDTIAPDPLRGMYYAAQNLSNIGAALGPVLCGVMLATQPAHHMFYMLALFIIAGAVLYGLGVRLSAEAKPEAVT; from the coding sequence CGCCCGGGCCATCACGCTGCCCTACCTGGTGATTTATGTATCCGGCCACTTTGGCTTGAGCATTGCCGAGGTCGGCCTGGTGATCGGCAGCACGCTGATCATCGGCTCACTGCTGAGCCTGTATGGCGGTTTCCTGGTCGATAGCCTCTCCAGTTACCGGCTCATCCTTACGGCCTGCGCCGTCTTCACGGCAGGTTTTCTCGGCGCCTTCATCGCGTCTGGTCTCGGGCTGTTTTATGCGTGCCTGGTGGCAATCAACCTGGCCTATGCCGTCATCGATATCGCGGTGAAAGCCGGGTTTGGCAGCCTGCTTCCCCTTGACCAGCGCAGTGAAGTGTTTTCGATCAAGTACACGCTGACCAATATTGGCTACGCCGTCGGGCCGTTCCTCGGTGCCGGCGTGGCCGCGCTGGACACCAGCCTGCCGTTCCTGCTGTCGGCGGGACTGGGAGCCGGCTATTTTTTTGTCTACTTCGTGTGGGGCGACACAGGCCTGGCAACAGCCGAGGCAAACCGGCAAACCACGCCATTTTTGGCCGTCGGCAAAGTGCTGCTGCGCGACTACCGCCTGGTGTGCTTTACCTTGGGCGGGGTGCTGAGCGCGGTGGTGTTCGGCCAGTTCACCGCTTACCTCTCGCAGTACCTGATAGTCACCAGCAACCCCCAGACGGCCTACCGCATTATCAGCAGCGTTGTCGCGACCAACGCCCTGATGGTTATCTGCCTGCAATACAGCCTCGGCAAACGGATCACCCACAAACACCTGAACCTGTGGCTCGCCGCTGGGCTTAGCCTGTTCATCGTCGGGCTGGGCGGTTTTGCGCTGTCGACCACGCTGACGGTGTGGGTGATCGCCATGGCCATCTTCACCGTGGGTGAAATCATCGTATTCCCGGCTGAATACATGTTTATCGACACCATCGCGCCGGACCCTCTGCGGGGCATGTATTACGCCGCGCAGAACCTCAGCAACATCGGCGCAGCGTTAGGCCCGGTGCTGTGTGGCGTGATGCTGGCGACGCAACCGGCCCACCACATGTTTTACATGCTGGCGCTCTTCATCATCGCCGGCGCAGTGCTCTACGGTTTAGGCGTGCGCCTGTCAGCTGAGGCAAAGCCTGAAGCGGTGACGTGA
- a CDS encoding acyl-CoA dehydrogenase — protein MSLSLLNRSRALLDRYAPEFDARLAALALAEREAPESSVIALFKQHGPVGLLVNRAAGGLSAGILDAVHVQIALGARSPSLAVASTMHQFSVASLLALTQNGGGAEGLLLAAVAQNRLLLSSGFAEGNSGAGILDSNMQAVHTPEGVLLSGSKKPCCLGRSMDLLTASYTRQTPQGEELMVALIPANAPGISRAPFWQNNALAAAESIEVRLNDVLVPERMLFSAGYKHLLGDVQTVGFIWFELLICASYVGACAGLIETVTDAGRWTAHHRVDLAANLQLAISALEGAALDIERNPQDLPNVLARLLLVRYGIEQLLTELSDQAHAMLGGMAFITSNQSSNGLMACRGLQFHPPAKISMASNLDTYLSHSTFSIAGAHP, from the coding sequence ATGTCACTGTCATTGTTAAACCGCTCGCGCGCCTTGCTTGACCGCTACGCCCCGGAGTTTGACGCGCGCCTGGCCGCCCTCGCCCTCGCCGAACGCGAAGCCCCCGAGAGCAGCGTCATCGCCCTGTTCAAACAACACGGTCCGGTCGGGCTGCTGGTCAACCGCGCCGCCGGTGGGCTGAGTGCAGGCATCCTCGATGCCGTGCATGTGCAGATCGCCCTGGGCGCGCGGTCGCCCTCGCTGGCGGTGGCCAGCACCATGCACCAGTTTTCGGTGGCGAGTCTGTTGGCACTCACCCAAAACGGGGGCGGCGCCGAAGGTCTGTTGCTGGCGGCCGTTGCACAGAATCGTTTGTTGCTGTCCTCGGGGTTTGCCGAGGGCAACTCGGGCGCGGGCATCCTCGACTCGAACATGCAGGCCGTGCACACCCCCGAGGGTGTGTTGCTCAGTGGCAGCAAAAAACCCTGCTGCCTCGGCCGGTCGATGGACCTGCTCACCGCCAGCTATACCCGCCAGACCCCACAGGGCGAAGAGCTGATGGTGGCGTTGATTCCCGCCAACGCGCCAGGCATCAGCCGCGCGCCGTTCTGGCAGAACAACGCGCTGGCCGCTGCCGAAAGCATCGAGGTACGCCTCAATGACGTGCTGGTGCCCGAACGCATGCTGTTTTCCGCCGGCTACAAGCACCTGTTGGGCGACGTGCAAACCGTCGGTTTTATCTGGTTCGAACTGTTGATCTGCGCGTCCTACGTGGGTGCCTGCGCCGGCCTGATCGAGACGGTGACCGACGCAGGCCGCTGGACCGCGCATCACCGCGTGGACCTGGCGGCCAACCTGCAATTGGCAATCAGCGCGCTGGAAGGCGCGGCGCTGGATATCGAGCGCAATCCCCAGGACCTGCCGAACGTGCTGGCCCGTCTGCTGCTGGTGCGTTATGGCATCGAGCAGCTGCTGACCGAGCTGTCGGACCAGGCCCACGCGATGCTCGGCGGCATGGCATTTATCACCAGCAACCAGAGTTCGAACGGGTTGATGGCCTGCCGCGGCCTGCAATTTCACCCGCCGGCGAAGATCTCGATGGCGAGCAACCTCGACACCTATTTGTCCCACTCAACCTTCAGCATCGCCGGAGCGCACCCATGA
- a CDS encoding SDR family oxidoreductase → MNLLGKIIVISGCARGLGHAAARKLKQQGATVIGLDILAPQEPELLDGFYQVDLCDRSALASVIGAISTDFGDIDILVNNAGTLTLERGETGVTDEVIRAVDVNLFAPWQLVAGFLPGLLRKRGKVVNVSSLFALVNAPYVAAYAASKRALSAYSDVLRMQYRGQLDVVTVYPGFIDTAIHLPAQRVGLSVKRLVTFKRGDKTLLSLEEKLDAASDGLVRACRTHGLRNRGLTFMGTLAMYTARIAPSVVDAFIALRLRTLTRGGHLALKPELIE, encoded by the coding sequence ATGAACCTGCTCGGAAAAATCATCGTCATCAGCGGCTGCGCGCGTGGCCTGGGCCATGCCGCCGCCCGCAAACTCAAGCAACAAGGCGCCACGGTGATTGGCCTGGACATTCTGGCGCCGCAGGAACCGGAACTGCTGGACGGGTTTTATCAGGTCGACCTGTGCGACCGCAGCGCGCTGGCGTCGGTGATCGGCGCTATCTCAACCGATTTCGGCGACATCGACATCCTGGTCAATAATGCCGGCACGCTGACCCTGGAACGCGGTGAAACCGGCGTCACCGACGAAGTCATCCGCGCAGTGGATGTAAACCTGTTTGCACCATGGCAATTGGTGGCCGGGTTCTTGCCGGGGCTGCTGCGCAAACGCGGCAAAGTGGTCAACGTATCCTCCCTCTTCGCCCTGGTGAATGCGCCTTATGTGGCCGCGTACGCCGCCAGCAAACGCGCGCTGAGCGCCTATTCGGACGTGCTGCGCATGCAGTATCGCGGGCAGCTGGACGTGGTCACGGTGTACCCGGGGTTCATCGATACGGCGATCCACTTGCCGGCCCAGCGGGTGGGGCTGTCGGTCAAGCGCCTGGTGACCTTCAAGCGCGGTGACAAGACGCTGCTGTCTCTGGAAGAAAAACTCGATGCAGCCTCTGACGGCCTGGTGCGCGCCTGCCGCACACACGGCTTGCGCAATCGCGGGCTGACCTTCATGGGCACGCTGGCCATGTACACCGCGCGCATCGCGCCAAGTGTGGTCGACGCCTTTATCGCCTTGCGCCTGCGCACGCTCACACGTGGCGGGCACCTGGCGCTCAAACCTGAACTGATCGAGTAA
- a CDS encoding AraC family transcriptional regulator: MTEPLTALPAQWLLPSGERLPSQGVCSVARPQLTRSHHARDFRFFEATLLLVTAGTLLMENAHGRWALDDSASLMAVAKNTQLNVSKAPATDGSPYTALLLTFSPALITEFHQRYGHVLAATQTVGSCALAALDEHLNDSLQFCLRGIDSPQVGGVQQSHRALGLLLALYERGIVYPRPAAAGLAERLTQLLTKAPEHAWTAALAGRELAVSEATLRRRLADEGVNFSTLLTDIRMHHAMMLLQTTHLGVSQIADACGYRSLSRFSMRFKHRFGFSVQAIR, translated from the coding sequence TTGACTGAACCGCTCACTGCATTGCCCGCCCAATGGCTGTTGCCATCGGGCGAACGGCTGCCATCCCAAGGCGTTTGCAGCGTCGCCCGCCCTCAGCTGACGCGCAGCCACCATGCGCGCGACTTTCGCTTTTTCGAAGCGACGCTGCTGCTGGTTACTGCCGGCACGCTGCTGATGGAGAATGCCCACGGTCGTTGGGCACTGGACGACAGCGCGAGCCTCATGGCCGTGGCCAAGAACACCCAGCTCAATGTCAGCAAGGCGCCGGCCACCGACGGCTCGCCTTATACCGCGCTATTGCTGACCTTCAGCCCGGCACTGATCACCGAATTCCATCAGCGCTATGGGCACGTGCTCGCCGCCACCCAGACCGTCGGCAGTTGCGCGCTGGCCGCGCTGGATGAACACCTGAACGACTCGCTGCAATTCTGCCTGCGCGGGATCGACTCGCCCCAGGTCGGCGGCGTGCAGCAAAGCCATCGCGCGTTGGGCTTGCTGCTCGCCCTGTACGAGCGCGGTATTGTCTACCCGCGCCCCGCGGCTGCCGGGCTGGCCGAACGGTTGACGCAACTGCTGACCAAAGCCCCCGAGCACGCCTGGACCGCCGCGCTCGCCGGCCGTGAATTGGCGGTGAGTGAGGCCACCTTGCGCCGCCGGCTGGCGGATGAGGGCGTCAACTTCAGCACCTTGCTGACCGACATCCGCATGCACCACGCGATGATGCTGTTGCAGACCACACACCTGGGCGTGTCGCAGATTGCCGACGCGTGCGGGTATCGGTCGCTGTCGAGGTTTTCGATGCGGTTCAAGCATCGGTTCGGGTTTTCGGTGCAGGCCATTCGGTAG